In one Balneolales bacterium ANBcel1 genomic region, the following are encoded:
- a CDS encoding gamma-glutamyl-gamma-aminobutyrate hydrolase family protein (Members of this family of hydrolases with an active site Cys residue belong to MEROPS family C26.), whose product MSRKPIVWVSGPDKGGGAAWLATRYALRRSGARARRITPRSFEKVRSRTPGGHPHALVLGGGADIDPGRYEDLVTDLKNIRTTPDPNEPKGQRWITLILAPFFLLVRKAFSAGALGVDKQRDDLEWKLIDMAVQKQIPILGICRGAQLLNVYHKGTLYQDLANYYRERPNVSTIYPRKPVTLDPESRLHAIIGKDVTRVNSLHNQAVKQPGEGIHVVARELDGVAQAVEHRTYPFMIGVQWHPEYLPQVPSQRRLFDELVQSAILHRDNSDRTPAGNDT is encoded by the coding sequence ATGAGTCGAAAACCGATAGTGTGGGTTTCCGGACCCGATAAGGGAGGGGGCGCCGCCTGGCTGGCGACACGTTACGCCCTGCGCAGAAGCGGCGCACGAGCCAGACGTATTACACCCCGCTCTTTTGAGAAAGTGCGCAGCCGAACCCCGGGCGGCCATCCTCACGCGCTTGTATTGGGCGGCGGCGCCGATATCGATCCGGGCCGGTATGAAGACCTGGTCACGGATCTCAAGAATATTCGTACCACACCGGATCCCAACGAGCCCAAAGGGCAACGCTGGATCACCCTGATCCTGGCACCGTTTTTTCTGCTCGTCCGCAAGGCGTTCAGCGCCGGTGCACTGGGTGTTGACAAGCAGCGCGATGACCTTGAATGGAAACTTATCGACATGGCGGTGCAGAAACAGATACCGATTTTGGGGATTTGCCGGGGAGCCCAGCTTTTGAATGTCTACCACAAAGGGACATTGTATCAGGATCTGGCCAATTACTATCGCGAACGTCCCAATGTCTCCACCATCTACCCCCGAAAACCGGTAACACTGGATCCCGAAAGCCGGCTGCATGCCATCATCGGCAAGGATGTCACCAGAGTCAACAGCCTCCATAACCAGGCGGTCAAGCAGCCGGGAGAGGGAATTCACGTAGTTGCTCGCGAACTTGATGGCGTGGCGCAGGCCGTGGAGCACCGCACCTATCCCTTTATGATCGGCGTGCAGTGGCATCCCGAATACCTTCCGCAGGTTCCGTCACAAAGGCGGTTGTTTGATGAGCTGGTTCAAAGTGCTATTTTGCACCGTGATAACAGCGATCGAACACCGGCAGGAAATGATACATGA
- a CDS encoding amidoligase family protein: protein MSKNISGVIRKKRGTESVQFPPLMENMEGEPRKMGLEIEFSGLSIDRIVSLVRMCYGGTADAESEYKIKVRDTRLGDFTVELDWVLLQKMAKTDYFGKLGDEIGVKIDARWQKRVEKLLATTAEPFVPYEVSFPPVPFDKIADLEELRKAIYRMRGKGTSASPFNAFGLHLNPETPSGDPAVIRRYFQAFLLLYEWLRLSHEIDVMREITPFIDPFPDKYVEKVLDSGYNPDLETLIDDYLKDNPTRNRPLDLLPLFAWHDEERVREKLGDELIRPRPTFHYRLPNSSIDDPEWTFTREWNVWVEVERLAESGEKLKSLQDLFLKRKRHPIKTLTEEWMREMRALFMD from the coding sequence ATGAGCAAAAATATATCCGGCGTAATCAGGAAAAAACGAGGGACGGAGAGCGTGCAGTTTCCGCCCCTTATGGAGAACATGGAGGGCGAGCCACGCAAGATGGGCCTCGAAATCGAATTTTCCGGACTGTCCATCGACCGGATCGTTTCTCTGGTGCGCATGTGCTACGGGGGAACCGCAGATGCGGAAAGTGAGTACAAAATCAAGGTCAGGGATACCCGGCTTGGCGATTTTACCGTGGAACTGGACTGGGTTCTGCTCCAGAAAATGGCAAAAACCGACTATTTCGGGAAACTTGGCGATGAGATCGGAGTGAAGATCGATGCGCGCTGGCAGAAACGGGTCGAAAAGCTGCTGGCCACCACCGCAGAGCCGTTTGTTCCCTACGAGGTTTCGTTTCCACCGGTGCCGTTCGACAAAATTGCGGATCTGGAAGAGCTGCGCAAAGCCATTTACCGGATGCGCGGAAAAGGGACATCCGCCTCTCCCTTCAACGCCTTCGGCCTGCATCTGAATCCTGAAACTCCATCAGGCGACCCGGCGGTCATTCGGCGATATTTCCAGGCGTTCCTGCTGTTGTACGAGTGGCTCCGCCTTTCTCATGAAATCGATGTGATGAGGGAAATCACGCCGTTCATTGACCCGTTTCCCGACAAGTATGTCGAGAAGGTACTCGACTCCGGCTACAATCCCGATCTTGAAACGTTGATCGATGATTATCTGAAAGACAATCCCACACGAAATCGTCCGCTCGACCTGCTGCCCCTGTTCGCATGGCACGACGAGGAGCGCGTTCGGGAGAAACTCGGGGATGAGCTGATCCGCCCCCGGCCTACCTTCCATTATCGCCTTCCGAACAGCTCCATCGATGACCCGGAATGGACATTCACCCGTGAGTGGAATGTGTGGGTGGAAGTGGAGCGGCTGGCCGAGTCGGGTGAGAAACTGAAAAGTCTGCAGGATCTGTTCCTGAAGCGAAAACGCCATCCGATCAAAACACTCACCGAAGAGTGGATGCGCGAGATGCGTGCTCTTTTTATGGACTGA
- the lpdA gene encoding dihydrolipoyl dehydrogenase, protein MAKEFDVCVIGSGPGGYVSAIRASQLGLKTAIVEKRDLGGVCLNIGCIPTKALLKSAQVAEYLEHASDYGFEAGSVKTDFPKIIKRSRQAADKMSKGVQFLMKTNKIEVIKGKGVFDSAKELKILDDKEKETDRIKAKHFIVATGARPRELPNLKFDGKTVIDSEGAMKLEKQPKKMVIVGAGAIGIEFAYFYHAIGTEVTVVEMQKNILPVEDEEISKELAKIYKKKGMNILTESTVEDVSKKGQKVVVTIKTKKGEEKIETDVVLSAVGVVGNVEGLGLEDIGVKVEKGAILVDRKTYQTDVEGIYAIGDVAGPPWLAHKASHEALRCVERIAGEDPQPINYENIPGCTYCQPQVASVGLTEEKAKEKGHKIKVGKFPFQANGKAVGAGQTDGFVKVIFDEKYGEWLGCHMIGADVTDMISEAVVARDLETTGHEIIQAVHPHPTLSETVMEAVAEAYGEGVHLGTPPGKK, encoded by the coding sequence ATGGCAAAAGAATTTGATGTGTGTGTGATCGGCTCGGGACCGGGTGGTTACGTATCGGCAATCCGTGCGAGTCAACTTGGTTTAAAGACAGCAATTGTGGAGAAGCGCGATCTCGGGGGGGTCTGCCTGAATATCGGATGTATTCCCACCAAAGCATTGCTTAAATCCGCCCAGGTAGCCGAATATCTGGAGCACGCTTCCGATTATGGATTCGAGGCGGGCAGTGTAAAGACCGATTTCCCGAAGATCATCAAAAGGAGCCGACAGGCCGCCGACAAGATGAGCAAGGGGGTTCAGTTTCTGATGAAGACCAACAAGATCGAGGTCATCAAGGGAAAAGGGGTCTTTGATTCGGCGAAGGAGCTCAAAATATTGGACGACAAAGAGAAAGAGACCGATCGCATCAAGGCGAAACATTTCATTGTAGCGACCGGCGCTCGTCCGCGGGAGCTGCCTAACCTGAAGTTCGACGGCAAAACCGTCATTGATTCGGAAGGGGCGATGAAGCTCGAGAAGCAGCCCAAAAAAATGGTCATTGTCGGTGCCGGTGCCATCGGCATTGAGTTCGCCTATTTCTATCATGCCATCGGAACGGAAGTGACGGTCGTTGAGATGCAGAAGAACATTCTGCCGGTGGAAGATGAGGAGATCAGCAAGGAGCTGGCGAAGATTTACAAGAAAAAGGGGATGAACATCCTGACCGAGAGCACGGTCGAGGACGTCAGCAAAAAAGGCCAGAAAGTGGTGGTGACGATCAAGACCAAAAAAGGTGAAGAGAAGATCGAAACCGATGTTGTGCTGTCGGCCGTCGGCGTGGTGGGTAACGTCGAAGGCCTCGGACTGGAGGATATCGGCGTGAAGGTTGAAAAAGGCGCGATCCTGGTCGATCGCAAAACCTATCAGACCGATGTTGAGGGTATTTACGCCATTGGGGATGTGGCCGGTCCACCCTGGCTGGCACACAAGGCCTCCCACGAGGCGCTGCGCTGCGTGGAGCGGATCGCCGGCGAAGACCCCCAGCCGATCAACTACGAAAATATTCCAGGCTGTACCTACTGTCAGCCGCAAGTCGCTTCGGTCGGCCTCACCGAAGAGAAGGCCAAAGAGAAGGGGCACAAGATCAAAGTGGGCAAATTCCCCTTCCAGGCGAACGGCAAGGCGGTCGGCGCCGGGCAGACCGACGGTTTCGTGAAGGTGATCTTCGATGAAAAGTACGGCGAATGGCTTGGCTGCCACATGATCGGTGCCGATGTGACCGACATGATCAGCGAGGCGGTTGTGGCGCGTGACCTGGAGACCACCGGTCACGAAATCATCCAGGCGGTTCATCCGCATCCAACCCTCTCCGAAACCGTTATGGAGGCGGTAGCGGAAGCGTATGGCGAAGGGGTCCATCTCGGCACCCCTCCCGGCAAGAAATAG